A stretch of Sulfurimonas autotrophica DSM 16294 DNA encodes these proteins:
- a CDS encoding sensor domain-containing diguanylate cyclase: MSITNIATHDIKKLEELILFELYENHKQLIVLNNKEDTSLIVQESLQIIKNFIIHKKINTNFYTKTGIIFHTKRIAFPTVIEILDIVQNEIITHYDIVTDLTLIVKLYQIAINNIAKGYFENSFKSFIFMLKKRNEKRVPQILKEIFCEHITWLDLVQTDLQENYHDVNHILNKHTCNFIEKLKLFVEEHKNFHNEYKQIESLHKQFHKDILVLIYALDIKNYIRAYEIANEIALISVEIESIIGIINILEIDESSKYDDLTGALSRKLIAPILEKELDIARIANKKMTISMIDIDDFKYVNDTYGHQCGDAVLKHLVAKCKSVLRSTDYIFRYGGEEFIILLNAANFTNAVEIYEKLRQKVENSYIECNGNKISITISIGIESVDSSKKINIAKIIKQADQHLYTAKNNGKNMIIYNEAKEVEK, from the coding sequence ATGTCCATAACAAATATTGCTACTCATGATATAAAAAAGCTCGAAGAACTTATTCTTTTTGAACTTTATGAAAATCATAAACAGCTTATTGTTCTAAACAACAAAGAAGACACTTCTTTAATTGTGCAAGAAAGTTTACAAATTATCAAAAACTTCATCATCCATAAAAAAATAAATACAAATTTTTATACCAAAACAGGCATAATATTTCATACAAAACGTATTGCTTTTCCTACAGTTATAGAGATTTTAGATATTGTGCAAAATGAAATCATTACACATTACGATATCGTTACAGATTTAACACTTATTGTAAAACTGTACCAAATCGCCATAAACAATATCGCAAAAGGTTATTTTGAAAATTCTTTTAAATCCTTTATATTTATGTTAAAAAAAAGAAATGAAAAAAGGGTTCCTCAAATCTTAAAAGAGATATTTTGTGAACATATCACCTGGTTAGATCTCGTGCAAACAGACTTACAAGAGAACTATCACGATGTAAATCACATTCTAAATAAACATACATGTAATTTTATTGAGAAATTGAAACTTTTTGTAGAAGAACATAAAAATTTTCATAATGAGTATAAGCAAATTGAGTCATTGCATAAACAATTTCATAAAGACATACTTGTACTTATCTATGCATTAGACATAAAAAACTATATAAGAGCCTATGAAATAGCCAATGAAATAGCATTAATTTCCGTAGAAATAGAGTCTATAATAGGAATTATAAATATCCTCGAAATTGATGAATCTTCAAAATATGATGACCTCACTGGTGCGTTAAGCCGTAAACTCATTGCACCGATTTTAGAAAAAGAGCTCGACATAGCACGAATTGCAAATAAAAAAATGACTATTTCCATGATAGACATAGATGATTTTAAATATGTCAATGACACTTATGGCCATCAATGCGGTGATGCAGTTTTAAAGCATCTTGTAGCAAAATGTAAATCAGTTTTACGTTCGACTGATTACATATTTCGCTACGGCGGTGAAGAATTTATTATACTGCTCAATGCCGCCAACTTTACCAATGCTGTAGAAATTTATGAAAAACTCAGACAAAAAGTTGAAAACAGCTATATTGAGTGTAATGGAAATAAAATCTCTATCACTATTAGTATTGGCATAGAATCAGTTGACAGCAGTAAAAAAATTAACATTGCTAAAATTATAAAACAAGCTGATCAACACTTATATACAGCAAAAAACAATGGTAAAAATATGATCATATATAATGAAGCAAAAGAGGTAGAAAAATAA
- a CDS encoding c-type cytochrome: MKIVLSVILAMLIVGCSDEKGSQKSVQKPVEKAKTVVDDVEKKVQTSVAKVKEVTKVAEVTKNTVSIDGAKLFTVCSSCHGAHAEKKALGKSQIIKGWDEAKIIMALKGYKDGTYGGAMKAVMKGQVTKLSEDDIKALAKYISNL, encoded by the coding sequence ATGAAAATAGTATTATCAGTTATATTGGCAATGTTGATTGTCGGTTGTAGTGATGAAAAAGGTTCCCAAAAAAGTGTTCAAAAACCTGTTGAAAAAGCTAAAACAGTTGTGGATGATGTAGAGAAAAAGGTGCAAACTTCTGTTGCAAAAGTTAAAGAAGTTACAAAAGTTGCTGAAGTTACAAAAAATACTGTAAGTATAGATGGTGCAAAACTTTTTACGGTTTGTTCAAGCTGTCACGGTGCTCATGCAGAGAAAAAAGCTTTAGGAAAATCTCAAATAATTAAAGGCTGGGATGAAGCAAAAATTATAATGGCACTCAAAGGTTATAAAGACGGGACATACGGCGGAGCTATGAAAGCTGTTATGAAAGGGCAGGTGACAAAGCTCTCAGAGGATGATATAAAAGCTTTGGCAAAATATATTTCTAATTTATAA
- a CDS encoding response regulator transcription factor, which yields MMNSQELLENAKGLKLLFAEDHDELREATAEILKTFFQQVDSVSNGEEAIELYTKNGSDYYDIVLTDIKMPKLSGVLLTEAIYAINPEQTIIVLSAHDESSYLLPLINLGIERFVKKPIDYQELMEVLTNAAKKINLINNTSECKNSSFVHLSNTCKYDKVKKLFYENEKTIYLTKYEIIFFTLLTENIGKIYSNEDIVAYYQSLNENIDPQNIRKLVSKLRKKIPANLIESIYGVGYRLVPSH from the coding sequence ATGATGAACTCACAAGAATTACTAGAAAATGCGAAAGGCTTAAAGTTATTGTTTGCTGAAGACCATGACGAACTTAGAGAAGCTACTGCAGAAATCTTGAAAACTTTTTTTCAACAAGTTGACAGTGTTTCAAACGGTGAAGAGGCTATAGAACTCTACACGAAAAATGGCTCTGACTATTATGACATTGTTTTGACTGACATAAAAATGCCAAAACTAAGCGGTGTTTTATTAACTGAAGCTATTTATGCCATTAACCCTGAACAGACTATTATTGTTTTATCTGCACATGACGAATCTAGCTATCTTCTTCCATTAATCAATCTTGGAATTGAACGATTTGTTAAAAAACCGATTGATTATCAAGAACTAATGGAAGTTTTAACGAATGCAGCTAAAAAAATCAATCTTATAAATAATACATCAGAGTGCAAGAACAGCTCTTTTGTTCATCTAAGTAATACATGTAAATATGACAAAGTGAAAAAACTTTTTTATGAAAATGAAAAAACAATATATCTCACAAAATATGAGATAATTTTCTTTACATTGTTAACTGAAAATATCGGAAAAATTTATTCAAATGAAGATATTGTTGCTTATTATCAATCTCTTAATGAAAATATTGATCCGCAAAATATTAGAAAATTAGTATCAAAACTGAGAAAAAAAATACCGGCTAACCTTATAGAAAGTATTTACGGGGTTGGGTACAGACTTGTACCCAGCCACTAA
- the acpS gene encoding holo-ACP synthase: MIGIDVIKISRMNRLIERFGEKGLRRFLSEDEITLVKSYKTAAGFWAAKEAFSKALGTGIGAECSFFDMKIYKSEKGAPLFALSKNIIEKFKIIDTSLSITHDGDYAISVVNIESENLSTADKIKQF; this comes from the coding sequence ATGATTGGAATAGATGTCATAAAAATATCTCGGATGAATCGTTTAATAGAGCGATTTGGAGAGAAAGGACTTCGTAGATTTTTATCAGAAGATGAAATTACACTTGTAAAATCCTATAAAACAGCAGCAGGGTTTTGGGCTGCCAAAGAGGCTTTTTCAAAAGCCTTAGGCACCGGCATAGGTGCTGAATGTTCCTTTTTTGATATGAAGATTTACAAATCTGAAAAAGGGGCTCCACTTTTTGCACTTTCCAAAAATATAATTGAAAAATTTAAAATTATTGATACTTCTTTATCAATTACACATGACGGAGACTATGCAATAAGTGTAGTCAATATAGAGTCTGAAAATTTATCCACCGCCGACAAAATCAAGCAATTCTAA
- the murC gene encoding UDP-N-acetylmuramate--L-alanine ligase: MKIHFIGIGGIGISGLAQYMHYKGHEVSGSDIKDSVITQNLRDLGIHVTVPHSANAINEQDLVIHSAIIRPDNPEIIAAKEKGIEVLARREALLKILNEQKVYSVAGAHGKSTTTAILAAIMNGSAIIGAESKEFGSNVRYDASSDVMIFEADESDGSFINSNPYCAIVINAEPEHMEYYDYNYERFYDSYKTFINLAVHKVLNAEDPFLATLTDEVDAQWLYPSKDIKDIEFVLINNEPHTRFTFREFGSFDVWGFGKHIAIDAALAILAAYESMSIAEIRKNLLNFKGIKKRFDIVGFEHDSVIIDDYGHHPTEIKATFESVKEYASLKGFDKITAIWQPHKYSRTIDNLEEFIKCFDGAAELIILPVWSAGEKPRDIDFKESFKDYNLTMADKISRANNTITVIRDNKDVETLNKGLIIGFGAGDITYQIRGTA; this comes from the coding sequence ATGAAAATACATTTCATCGGAATCGGCGGTATAGGTATATCCGGACTTGCACAATATATGCACTATAAAGGGCATGAGGTAAGCGGTTCAGATATCAAAGACAGTGTCATAACCCAAAACCTGCGCGATCTTGGTATACATGTAACCGTGCCTCACTCAGCGAATGCCATAAATGAACAAGACTTAGTTATTCATTCGGCTATCATCCGTCCTGATAATCCTGAAATTATTGCAGCAAAAGAAAAAGGCATAGAAGTTCTTGCACGTCGTGAAGCATTGCTAAAAATTCTTAATGAACAAAAAGTCTACTCTGTTGCGGGTGCACACGGTAAAAGCACTACTACCGCAATTCTTGCTGCTATCATGAATGGTTCTGCCATCATAGGAGCAGAATCAAAAGAGTTTGGTTCAAACGTCAGATATGATGCAAGCAGTGATGTAATGATTTTTGAAGCCGATGAAAGTGACGGGAGCTTTATAAACTCAAATCCGTATTGTGCAATTGTTATCAATGCAGAACCTGAACATATGGAGTATTATGATTATAATTATGAAAGATTTTACGACTCTTACAAAACTTTTATAAACCTGGCTGTGCATAAAGTTCTCAATGCAGAAGACCCATTTTTAGCAACACTGACAGATGAAGTCGATGCTCAGTGGCTCTACCCGAGTAAAGATATTAAAGACATAGAATTTGTGCTCATCAACAATGAGCCGCATACTCGTTTTACATTTCGTGAGTTCGGCAGTTTTGATGTTTGGGGATTTGGCAAGCATATTGCCATTGATGCGGCACTTGCCATACTTGCAGCATATGAATCCATGAGTATTGCAGAAATACGAAAAAATCTTTTAAATTTCAAAGGCATCAAAAAACGTTTTGATATTGTCGGTTTTGAGCATGACAGTGTCATTATAGATGACTACGGTCATCATCCTACCGAAATAAAAGCCACTTTTGAATCTGTCAAAGAATATGCATCACTCAAAGGATTTGACAAGATTACGGCTATTTGGCAGCCGCACAAATACTCAAGAACCATTGATAATTTAGAGGAGTTTATAAAGTGTTTTGACGGGGCTGCCGAGCTTATAATTCTACCTGTTTGGTCTGCGGGAGAAAAACCGCGTGATATTGATTTCAAAGAAAGCTTTAAAGACTATAACCTAACAATGGCAGATAAAATATCACGAGCAAACAATACTATCACAGTAATAAGAGACAACAAAGATGTCGAAACACTCAATAAAGGTCTTATAATCGGTTTTGGTGCCGGTGACATTACCTACCAAATCAGAGGAACTGCATAG
- a CDS encoding endonuclease MutS2, with product MKTLINQLDLSEHIEQFQSFFSRKHALYIEGDQELHFRYIKELDKLEFKAPPKVADFFDIKGHLKKHGVLNFEQVFEIVKIVRYFRYFKNRELEGLIGEWMEKFTIPETFLEIEKYFTNDGKFEENLDENLFRLSQRIAEHKNNISGALKRMMSSSKLAGYLVDTQIHFINNEECLLVRGGFNHVLKGAVVGRSTGGFFYVAPDTILKSKEQIRFIEQERETIFYEYAKEFSKKLYELQPFVNFIDKEFTKFDNYQARVLFAKSKNLQLIKSKKDSKIVLSDFIHPALHNAKPINVDFSKNILMVTGVNAGGKTMLLKSILACAFMAKYIIPMKLNETKSHIGSFKTIKAIIDDPQNVKNDISTFAGRMQQFSRIFEYKSALIGVDEIELGTDSDEAAALFKVILDDLIKRGQKVVVTTHHKRLAALMADRDDVELMAAIYDEEQRRPTYEFMQGIIGKSYAFETASRYGIANNIVNKAKSVYGDNSEKLSLLIERGSQLERELKQKHKKVDEKLDEIHKKEYALKEQKEQLFRELEEQKAVLRRSYDVAISEAKNAAKAGDIKEIHRAMNKANKKLPKQMQKEDKRNIEFKVGDKVKYHSQKGTIVSMRGKDEATIEVDGMRVRVKTKHLKHTQIIKQKPTTNLNLHVEKKAGLKCDLHGMRADEACEVLDKFLSDALINGWDEVIVYHGIGTGKLSYAVKNFLSAHPRVKKFEDAPQHLGGFGAKIVTL from the coding sequence ATAAAGACGTTAATCAATCAACTCGATTTATCAGAGCACATAGAACAATTTCAAAGCTTCTTCTCACGCAAACATGCACTTTATATTGAAGGTGACCAGGAGCTGCATTTTCGCTATATAAAAGAGCTTGACAAGCTTGAGTTTAAAGCACCGCCTAAAGTCGCTGACTTTTTTGACATCAAGGGGCATTTAAAAAAACACGGTGTTTTAAATTTTGAACAGGTTTTTGAGATTGTAAAAATTGTCAGATATTTCCGCTATTTTAAAAACCGTGAACTTGAAGGTTTAATCGGTGAGTGGATGGAAAAGTTCACTATACCCGAAACTTTTTTAGAGATAGAAAAATATTTCACCAATGACGGAAAGTTTGAAGAAAATCTCGATGAAAACCTTTTTAGACTCTCCCAAAGAATAGCGGAGCACAAAAACAATATTTCGGGCGCACTTAAAAGAATGATGTCAAGTTCCAAACTTGCAGGCTACCTTGTCGATACACAAATTCACTTTATAAACAATGAAGAGTGTCTGCTTGTGCGCGGGGGATTTAACCATGTCCTCAAAGGTGCAGTCGTCGGACGCAGTACCGGAGGCTTTTTTTATGTTGCACCCGACACTATTTTAAAATCCAAAGAACAAATTCGTTTTATAGAACAAGAGAGAGAAACAATTTTTTATGAATATGCAAAAGAGTTTTCAAAAAAACTCTATGAGCTGCAGCCTTTTGTAAATTTCATAGACAAAGAGTTTACAAAATTTGACAATTATCAGGCACGGGTGCTCTTTGCAAAAAGTAAAAATTTACAGCTTATAAAAAGCAAAAAAGATTCAAAAATAGTGCTGAGTGATTTTATTCACCCTGCACTGCACAATGCAAAACCCATCAATGTTGATTTTTCTAAAAATATTTTAATGGTTACAGGTGTCAATGCCGGCGGAAAAACCATGCTTTTAAAATCCATATTGGCTTGTGCATTTATGGCAAAGTACATTATACCAATGAAACTTAATGAGACAAAATCTCATATAGGCAGCTTTAAGACAATAAAAGCCATCATAGACGACCCGCAAAATGTAAAAAATGACATCTCTACTTTTGCAGGAAGAATGCAGCAGTTTTCTCGTATATTTGAGTATAAATCTGCTCTTATCGGTGTAGATGAGATAGAACTCGGAACAGATTCCGATGAGGCGGCGGCACTTTTTAAAGTCATACTTGATGACTTAATCAAACGCGGACAGAAAGTCGTTGTGACGACACACCATAAACGCCTTGCAGCCCTCATGGCAGACCGTGATGACGTCGAGCTTATGGCTGCCATTTATGATGAAGAGCAGCGAAGACCGACCTATGAGTTTATGCAGGGAATCATAGGTAAAAGTTACGCTTTTGAGACCGCAAGCCGCTATGGTATAGCAAACAACATTGTCAATAAAGCCAAAAGCGTTTACGGCGACAATTCAGAAAAACTCAGTCTTTTGATAGAACGCGGCTCACAGCTTGAACGTGAACTCAAGCAAAAGCATAAAAAAGTTGATGAAAAGCTTGATGAAATTCATAAAAAAGAGTATGCACTCAAAGAACAAAAAGAACAGCTATTTCGTGAACTGGAAGAGCAAAAAGCAGTACTTAGACGCTCTTATGATGTAGCAATCAGTGAGGCAAAAAATGCAGCCAAAGCAGGCGATATAAAAGAGATTCACCGTGCTATGAACAAGGCAAATAAAAAACTGCCAAAACAGATGCAAAAAGAAGACAAAAGAAATATAGAGTTCAAAGTAGGCGACAAGGTCAAATACCACTCCCAAAAAGGCACTATAGTTTCTATGCGGGGTAAAGATGAGGCGACAATAGAAGTGGACGGCATGCGTGTCAGAGTTAAAACAAAACATCTCAAACACACACAAATCATTAAGCAAAAACCTACAACCAACCTTAACTTACATGTAGAGAAAAAAGCAGGACTTAAATGTGACCTGCACGGCATGCGGGCTGATGAAGCCTGTGAGGTTTTAGACAAGTTTTTAAGTGATGCCCTTATAAACGGCTGGGATGAAGTCATAGTCTATCACGGCATCGGTACAGGAAAACTCTCTTATGCTGTAAAAAACTTCCTCAGCGCCCATCCGCGTGTGAAAAAATTTGAAGATGCACCCCAACACCTCGGCGGTTTCGGTGCAAAAATAGTAACACTCTAA
- a CDS encoding NAD(P)/FAD-dependent oxidoreductase yields MNKKIAIIGGGASGFLCAIFCAKAGVSVDLFEQNDKCAKKILVSGNGRCNITNKNLHGNDFFSQNPNFVEYAIKNFGFKEFEKFAASIGLVLHVMNDGRAYPLSNEAKSVAKIFEEYAKDLGVIFHTQEKITDIKKLTKQYERVVVASGSRAASHLGGNADAEEFAKTFGHSIINAYPSLVQLHLSSKTAHKMSGAKLNAEVTLLINHQKETTCNGDVLFTNYGVSGFAILDISQRASEALLEYQAVTLSINLLPGFTAQKLSAHILHVKKNIHEFTVLDILVGLVPLKIANGLLIDLHIDAASKNIDTKLSKKIANLMLNWHFEATETHGFRHAEVSGGGINTDEINPKTFESKKKKNLYFIGECLDVVGRRGGYNFAFAWASAYTAAKAITAKS; encoded by the coding sequence ATGAATAAAAAAATAGCAATAATCGGCGGTGGTGCATCGGGGTTTTTATGCGCAATTTTTTGTGCCAAAGCAGGTGTAAGCGTTGATTTATTTGAACAAAATGACAAATGTGCAAAAAAAATTCTAGTCTCAGGAAACGGACGCTGCAACATTACAAACAAAAACTTACATGGTAATGATTTTTTCTCACAAAACCCAAACTTTGTAGAGTATGCTATAAAAAATTTCGGTTTTAAAGAGTTTGAGAAGTTTGCTGCATCCATCGGCTTAGTATTACATGTAATGAATGACGGTAGAGCTTATCCACTTAGTAATGAAGCAAAAAGTGTTGCCAAAATTTTTGAAGAATATGCAAAAGACCTCGGCGTAATTTTTCATACACAAGAAAAAATAACAGATATAAAAAAACTCACCAAACAGTATGAACGTGTTGTTGTAGCAAGTGGCTCACGTGCTGCATCTCATTTAGGAGGCAATGCCGATGCCGAAGAGTTTGCCAAAACTTTCGGGCACAGCATTATTAATGCTTATCCCTCTTTGGTACAGCTGCATCTCTCATCAAAAACAGCACATAAAATGAGCGGAGCAAAACTCAATGCCGAAGTTACTTTGCTTATCAATCATCAAAAAGAGACCACTTGCAACGGCGATGTTCTTTTTACAAACTACGGTGTTTCTGGTTTCGCAATTTTGGATATTTCTCAACGAGCCAGCGAGGCACTCTTAGAGTATCAAGCCGTTACTCTATCCATTAATCTACTGCCCGGATTTACAGCACAAAAGCTCTCTGCACATATCTTACATGTAAAGAAAAATATACATGAATTTACTGTTTTAGATATATTAGTCGGGCTTGTTCCTCTTAAAATAGCAAACGGGCTTTTAATAGACTTACATATAGATGCTGCAAGTAAAAATATAGACACAAAGCTCTCCAAAAAAATAGCAAACCTTATGCTGAATTGGCATTTTGAAGCAACTGAAACCCACGGATTCAGACATGCCGAAGTCAGTGGCGGCGGGATAAATACGGATGAAATAAACCCTAAAACTTTTGAATCAAAAAAGAAGAAAAATCTCTATTTTATCGGTGAATGTCTGGATGTTGTCGGCAGACGCGGCGGATATAATTTTGCTTTTGCCTGGGCGAGTGCCTACACGGCAGCCAAAGCCATAACTGCCAAGTCATAA
- a CDS encoding succinyldiaminopimelate transaminase, giving the protein MNFEPYPFEKLTNLLENIQPNKGYFPSVLTIGEPQFETPDFIQKALAKNAALLKKYPKTTGESVLREAQRNFISKRFEVALDDTQIIPTFGTREVLFNFPQFLLFDKKEPVIAYTNPFYQIYEGAALATRSKVIHLNLSERNNFKPEIDEDELAKCDLVILNFPNNPTTATLSLEELGDWVKLALKHDFVLLNDECYSEIYTNKPTPSLLEAALHVNNIAFKNILVINSISKRSSAPGLRSGFIAGDATILEEYMKYRTYIGCASPLPLQYAAAEAWNDEEHVAKSRAVYKENFQIAKTILGTKIPDATFYLWINVGDALEFTKRLYKNYNVKVLPGEYLAREDAKGENPGKDFIRIALVESPQKTKDALIRIKECLNEQR; this is encoded by the coding sequence ATGAATTTTGAACCCTATCCATTTGAAAAACTAACAAATTTACTTGAAAACATACAACCCAACAAAGGCTATTTTCCATCTGTTCTCACTATCGGTGAACCGCAGTTTGAAACACCTGATTTTATACAAAAAGCTTTAGCAAAAAATGCAGCTCTGTTAAAAAAATATCCAAAAACGACCGGTGAATCTGTTTTACGAGAAGCACAAAGAAATTTTATCAGCAAAAGATTCGAAGTTGCTTTAGACGATACACAGATAATTCCCACATTTGGCACACGTGAAGTACTTTTTAACTTTCCGCAGTTTTTGCTTTTTGATAAAAAAGAGCCTGTTATTGCCTACACAAACCCTTTTTACCAAATATATGAAGGTGCTGCACTTGCAACGCGATCAAAAGTTATTCATCTTAATTTGAGCGAAAGAAACAACTTCAAACCAGAGATAGATGAAGATGAATTAGCCAAATGTGATTTGGTTATACTCAACTTTCCAAATAATCCTACAACAGCGACACTCAGCCTTGAGGAGTTAGGAGATTGGGTAAAACTAGCTCTCAAACATGACTTTGTATTGTTAAATGATGAATGCTACAGCGAAATATATACTAATAAACCGACTCCTTCACTGCTTGAAGCCGCTTTACATGTAAACAATATCGCATTTAAAAATATTTTAGTCATAAATTCCATTTCCAAGCGTTCCTCTGCACCGGGGCTTCGTTCAGGCTTTATAGCCGGCGATGCAACAATATTGGAAGAGTATATGAAATACAGAACCTACATAGGCTGCGCTTCGCCTCTGCCTTTGCAATATGCAGCAGCCGAGGCGTGGAATGATGAAGAACATGTTGCAAAATCAAGAGCCGTTTACAAAGAGAATTTTCAAATTGCAAAAACTATACTGGGAACAAAAATTCCTGATGCTACATTTTATTTGTGGATAAACGTCGGTGATGCGCTCGAGTTCACCAAAAGACTTTACAAAAACTATAATGTCAAAGTACTGCCGGGTGAATATCTCGCCCGGGAAGATGCAAAAGGTGAAAATCCGGGTAAAGACTTCATTCGTATTGCTTTGGTTGAGAGCCCGCAAAAAACAAAAGATGCACTTATTAGAATCAAGGAATGTTTAAATGAGCAAAGATAA
- a CDS encoding outer membrane beta-barrel protein has protein sequence MKFFSLVVLLVSSLMAANNGVYVGFDVGSNRISMDSGNTHIATDNSGMQTVKIGYNINYNNRIAIFYQHINLSDGNGYSYGVNYDYLFSLMKQTKLFVGASFGHSNLAYNDTVQDMKGLIYGGEFGLLYDLNKYFSLEVGYRAYKSNVDSSDTNIKVNNIQNWYAGLNYQF, from the coding sequence ATGAAGTTTTTTTCTTTAGTTGTTTTATTGGTAAGTAGCTTGATGGCTGCAAATAATGGTGTGTATGTCGGTTTTGATGTCGGGAGTAATAGAATAAGTATGGATAGTGGTAATACACATATTGCAACAGATAATTCTGGTATGCAAACTGTGAAAATTGGATATAACATTAATTATAATAATCGTATAGCTATTTTTTATCAACATATTAATCTTAGTGATGGAAATGGCTACAGTTATGGTGTAAATTATGATTATTTATTTTCGCTAATGAAGCAAACAAAATTATTTGTCGGTGCTAGCTTTGGGCATAGTAATTTAGCATATAATGATACAGTCCAAGATATGAAAGGATTAATTTATGGTGGAGAATTTGGACTTCTATATGATTTAAATAAATATTTTTCACTAGAAGTCGGTTATAGAGCTTATAAGTCAAATGTAGATTCTAGTGATACAAATATTAAAGTCAATAATATACAAAATTGGTATGCCGGTTTAAATTACCAATTTTAA
- a CDS encoding carbonic anhydrase encodes MNLEEYAKGNELFRNYFKKNKDSLLQLVKSGQSPKALFIGCSDSRVIPDLMVQTNPGDLFVVRNVGNFVPPFKPDEDFHSTASAIEYAVSVLNVGEIIICGHTHCGACEHLYEEMDDNPYLIHTKKWLELGESAKKSAILSLGANAPKEDLLRLTEKLSVIKQIENILTYPNVQQKFEHDELHIHGWCYDVETGKIEYYNADTYEFLPLKDLTLEN; translated from the coding sequence ATGAACCTCGAAGAGTATGCCAAAGGGAATGAGCTTTTTAGAAACTATTTTAAGAAGAATAAAGATTCTCTTCTTCAGCTTGTAAAAAGCGGTCAATCACCCAAAGCACTTTTTATAGGATGTTCAGATTCCAGAGTAATTCCTGACCTTATGGTACAAACAAATCCAGGTGATTTGTTTGTTGTACGAAATGTCGGCAACTTTGTTCCGCCGTTTAAACCTGATGAAGATTTCCATTCCACTGCATCGGCCATTGAGTATGCTGTGAGCGTTTTAAATGTTGGTGAAATAATCATCTGCGGACATACCCATTGCGGGGCATGTGAACATCTATATGAAGAGATGGATGACAACCCATACCTTATTCATACCAAAAAATGGCTCGAACTGGGTGAAAGTGCTAAAAAGTCGGCAATTTTAAGTCTTGGTGCAAATGCTCCAAAAGAAGATCTGCTGCGCCTCACAGAAAAACTCTCTGTCATTAAGCAGATAGAAAATATTCTCACCTATCCGAATGTACAACAAAAATTTGAACATGACGAGCTGCATATACATGGCTGGTGCTATGATGTAGAAACCGGTAAAATAGAATATTATAATGCAGATACATATGAGTTTTTACCATTAAAAGATTTAACATTAGAAAATTAA
- the thiS gene encoding sulfur carrier protein ThiS translates to MKVIVNGNSKVFKKGVTLLEILKELDLVDKVMAAAVNMEIVKQDNWDKRVLKDNDKLELLDFVGGG, encoded by the coding sequence ATGAAAGTAATAGTAAATGGAAACAGCAAAGTATTTAAAAAAGGTGTAACACTTTTAGAAATATTAAAAGAACTTGATTTGGTAGATAAAGTTATGGCAGCTGCAGTAAATATGGAGATAGTAAAACAAGATAATTGGGACAAACGGGTTTTAAAAGATAATGATAAATTAGAATTGCTTGATTTTGTCGGCGGTGGATAA
- the fliL gene encoding flagellar basal body-associated protein FliL, with translation MAEEEQTEESAPKKKKSSNMLMIIIIVVLVLIIIIGTVVAVLLMGSDEEAVTNNAPQAQEKRVDNQKTRRSASSSSLSDRKLSDIGVLYPLDTFTVNLKSDAGRRYLKATMSLELDSPELSHELDSKAPVLRDRIIRILSSKTLEEISSKKGKQKVSEQIMDILNSMITDGQIKGIYFTEFVIQ, from the coding sequence ATGGCCGAAGAAGAACAAACAGAAGAGTCTGCACCCAAAAAGAAAAAATCAAGTAATATGCTGATGATTATCATAATCGTTGTTTTGGTTTTAATCATTATAATCGGTACAGTTGTTGCAGTACTATTAATGGGTTCAGATGAAGAAGCAGTAACAAACAATGCTCCTCAAGCACAAGAAAAAAGAGTTGACAATCAAAAAACACGAAGAAGCGCATCCAGCAGTTCACTCAGTGATAGAAAACTCAGCGATATCGGTGTGTTATACCCACTTGACACTTTTACAGTCAATTTAAAAAGTGATGCAGGAAGAAGATATCTAAAAGCAACAATGTCATTAGAACTTGACTCTCCTGAACTGAGCCATGAACTGGATTCAAAAGCACCGGTACTTCGAGACAGAATTATCAGAATATTGAGTTCTAAAACTTTAGAAGAAATCTCTTCTAAAAAAGGAAAGCAAAAAGTTTCAGAACAAATTATGGACATACTTAATTCTATGATTACTGACGGGCAGATAAAGGGCATTTACTTTACTGAGTTTGTTATTCAATAG